The following are encoded together in the Argopecten irradians isolate NY chromosome 5, Ai_NY, whole genome shotgun sequence genome:
- the LOC138323257 gene encoding disks large homolog 5-like isoform X1: protein MESKHKELLSLHRAKFLSAIEVEKLLPILQSKNVVYPDDISEINKQPSRAGRAERLLDILPDKPNSAFQGLCLALETTYPHLLTAMFLGCNQRAVTPDSRSLSLASDSEEDALNQSCRSETPSQDLDGAKTYTRIIPSHEYDLHEGSYPTSKESQRHHPSMTSQSSDHHRDYDRLKSQCEHAMNELQSLKRTQTDMEKRYDQTRKELENYSQKYRSVLSQLQHAKDENAHIKSECLQFEQEKQHLDQEILSLQSLHEEDKQEMADLRKQLREVINESGSSEVLNKMYDSAQDKYEGIRADYEALRERYTELMSLNSDMTSKLEHLRDENMKMHKKIENMHMDQESVISERNALKKQCTGAIRNWDQVIQERDQLKEEMSKVTAQRDDLMKGSNQILFKLESACRERDAAKSEHNLVMAERASVLNDYDRLQERVTEYSRKNEALEKEKKTALTELENLKRELIASIQERDKAIKERKDLLSKYSDIRSKNDQLEGQREDFRKDWQMVTQERDVARKERHEAIQDRDRILRETYERERCQKEKAEEMDQVSKETEMMKRTIEKLQRELRDLNHEVESSNMSRDWALRERDKIVQERDSIRTLCDSLRHERDRAVSDKAKTLRDFDDLKKQKSEAYKELKETREKYESVMEKEARKNQLNGVGHNHSRDSAIDADLQEWETEEVIVDIGRFNPDNLGFDIVGGKDDPQLTNDNSIFISHISKGSVVDGKLKVNDVLMKVNNQDTTNMTKRTMMQTLRDASDNVSLMVRRRRCITPRVWQPLQLSISLGKETGIHIEQGLYVSRITPGSVVAKEGLLVTGDRIVGVNGKSVESLSAKELMRLLDDCRDPVVMEIWRQTSPLGINSAGSSPIPIPLTNLSHLSEQIPHRVTKPESPTLKPQSLWDGNTTSDSGKSSTKMRSSGSQTDSLDSPGPPSRHKDKRYQDRDSDKPNRHSVFEKFEKLKVFKHRHKSQERNDVDDGTLKQQDLLQQNVTTPSEDIIGEFAMPSTHEKVSKPVNKTNRKRELENENSGTWPKCCRVYPNNTINGTVVFPSPQRRLERPTLDALINPSPDKRLVQKTPPTPPERTGASFVAVRHSPQSSDSTLTGKYRHSPQSSDSTLQLGSPSPISSPKSSSKSSQFIPNTVPLFQQQDSHIQSEYSNRNTNSARSSRQAHKRHTVGSFGPDFPPKEGFEQHPPPRVGNKPARHLDRDIRGSQKYANKYRSSHQSHSSMNYSKSPQGHKPFDFPQSSSSLGGSTGSARWSNNMSAPHENVHSPPYVPSSGVSSPSFVSGVVSPPYTTSSGVASPPYTSSPPYQPTHRGQSSSNSSTLSSMSRPYVPYSPGNYTQYPLSPTYSSPTDSCTDCDSEPPRYSPSIDWCSSPSSSQRSSSTPSDHINYPLVVPPRISPSEPSTFPRKPPRVCYPTAMSSTSSTKSGSVEVVSERSSPGSPLLNSRMEVPHRRRKPYPGETRTIHVERNLQPVGFNIEKRSTGGIFVSMVNENSLAADAGLVIGDQLLEICGINMRTATHEIAARFLHQCGKDLTLLVQYNIDEYNNGDSSGDSTNTSPNNSPDSNTFKKKTSLSRPSMSCESSRFVSLKKSSPNASLGITIAGGNTVGIFVHEVQPNSVAFGHDGLLVGDQILQYNGVDFTSVTAEFASTEISKSCLAVGMKVQYNPEKYYQIREQPGDLFYMRAHFDRPAENEGELSFYKDNVLMVENTMYGGVAGCWFGWLVDDDCNKIKSGTIPSKERLEDDFMLRRSHSGSLSLQDLDELKGTTRRGSGTARRSFFRRRHKRNNSKDSREFSASDAPLTSESVPMLDDVSLYAYTKVDRIEYKMTRPVILLAPLAEPLINKIASASSDKYKACRPIIMQTSAKAMEQGLADSSYIDYWQQDDHYECIRVSSIREICDQGIHCLLNTSPAAIERLHRLQIYPIVIFARHKSFKQIREIRDPQFHPKNLSNKAAKDLFDKFQKIEQDYRHQFSAIIQGGILAEMYQQVKTVIDSEQKKAIWVPVSPTR, encoded by the exons ATGGAGAGCAAACATAAAGAACTGCTCAGTCTCCATCGCGCTAAATTTCTCAGTGCCATAGAAGTGGAAAAACTGTTGCCTATTTTGCAAAGCAAAAATGTAGTGTACCCAGATGACATCAGCGAGATAAACAAACAGCCGAGTCGAGCTGGGCGGGCAGAAAGACTTCTCGATATTCTACCCGATAAACCCAACTCGGCTTTCCAAGGATTGTGTCTGGCGTTAGAAACGACATACCCTCATCTTTTGACGGCGATGTTCCTCGGGTGTAACCAAAGAGCTGTCACTCCAG attcaAGGTCACTATCGCTTGCATCTGATTCTGAAGAGGATGCCCTGAATCAGTCATGTCGTTCAG AAACTCCTTCGCAGGACCTGGATGGAGCTAAAACCTACACAAGGATTATACCTTCTCATGAGTACGATCTTCACGAGGGTTCTTATCCAACCAGCAAGGAATCACAGCGACATCATCCAAGCATGACCAGTCAATCGTCTGACCACCATCGGGACTATGATCGTCTCAAGTCCCAGTGTGAGCATGCCATGAACGAACTGCAATCTTTGAAAAGGACACAGACAGACATGGAAAAACGATATGACCAAACACGCAAGGAGCTGGAGAACTACAGCCAGAAGTATCGGTCTGTGCTCAGTCAGCTCCAACATGCCAAGGACGAGAATGCACATATTAAATCCGAGTGCCTTCAATTTGAGCAGGAGAAACAGCACCTGGACCAAGAGATCCTCAGCCTCCAGAGTCTCCATGAGGAGGACAAACAGGAAATGGCAGACTTACGTAAACAGCTCCGGGAGGTAATTAATGAGAGTGGCTCAAGTGAGGTCCTCAACAAAATGTATGATAGTGCCCAGGATAAATACGAAGGTATCCGTGCTGATTATGAGGCACTTCGTGAGCGATACACAGAACTCATGTCTCTTAACTCGGACATGACGAGTAAATTAGAACATCTGAGAGATGAAAACATGAAGATGCACAAAAAGATAGAAAATATGCATATGGACCAGGAGAGTGTTATCAGTGAAAGAAACGCTTTAAAGAAACAGTGTACGGGAGCTATACGTAACTGGGACCAAGTGATTCAGGAACGCGACCAGCTTAAAGAGGAAATGTCAAAGGTTACGGCACAGCGAGATGACCTAATGAAAGGCTCCAATCAGATACTCTTCAAGTTAGAATCTGCCTGTAGGGAGAGAGATGCTGCTAAGTCAGAACACAACCTTGTGATGGCTGAGAGGGCCTCTGTTCTCAATGACTACGACCGTCTACAGGAACGAGTCACAGAGTACAGTCGCAAGAATGAAGCTCtggaaaaagagaaaaagacTGCTCTGACAGAGTTAGAAAATTTAAAACGTGAGTTAATAGCATCAATACAGGAAAGAGACAAAGCCATCAAAGAGAGAAAAGACTTGTTGAGTAAATATAGTGACATTCGCTCTAAAAATGACCAGCTTGAAGGACAACGTGAAGACTTCCGCAAGGATTGGCAGATGGTAACACAGGAACGAGATGTTGCACGTAAAGAACGACATGAGGCAATTCAGGACCGAGACAGGATCCTAAGAGAGACCTATGAACGAGAACGCTGTCAGAAAGAGAAGGCAGAGGAGATGGACCAGGTCTCCAAGGAAACAGAGATGATGAAGCGAACAATCGAAAAACTTCAGAGAGAGCTTAGAG ATCTAAATCATGAGGTTGAGTCATCAAACATGTCTCGAGACTGGGCCTTGAGAGAACGTGACAAGATTGTCCAAGAACGAGATAGTATTCGTACTCTGTGTGACAGTCTGCGTCACGAACGGGATCGAGCTGTCAGTGACAAAGCCAAGACTTTACGTGACTTTGATGATCTGAAGAAACAGAAGAGTGAGGCTTACAAGGAGCTGAAGGAAACCAG GGAAAAGTATGAAAGTGTCATGGAAAAAGAAGCACGAAAAAATCAGTTGAATGGTGTGGGTCACAATCATAGTAGGGACTCCGCTATCGATGCTGACTTACAGGAGTGGGAGACTGAGGAAGTTATCGTAGACATC GGTCGTTTCAACCCTGACAACTTAGGCTTTGACATTGTTGGTGGAAAGGACGACCCACAACTGACCAATGATAATTCCATCTTCATAAGTCACATCAGTAAGGGCAGCGTCGTGGATGGGAAGCTCAA GGTAAATGATGTGCTGATGAAGGTGAACAACCAGGACACGACCAATATGACCAAGAGGACGATGATGCAGACCCTTCGTGATGCCTCTGATAATGTTTCCCTG aTGGTTAGACGACGGCGATGCATTACTCCTCGAGTTTGGCAGCCCCTGCAGCTCAGTATTTCACTGGGAAAAG AGACTGGGATCCATATAGAACAGGGATTGTATGTGAGTCGTATTACACCGGGATCTGTTGTTGCCAAGGAAGGTCTTCTGGTTACCGGTGACAGGATCGTAGGA GTAAATGGAAAGTCGGTGGAAAGTCTAAGTGCTAAGGAACTGATGCGACTCCTTGATGACTGTCGTGATCCTGTTGTTATGGAGATCTGGCGACAAACCTCACCATTGGGGATCAATTCAGCTGGATCTTCTCCTATACCCATCCCTCTTACAAATCTGTCTCATCTCTCGGAACAAATTCCTCACCGAGTCACTAAACCAGAGAGCCCTACTCTAAAACCCCAGTCCCTGTGGGATGGCAACACAACCTCAGACAGTGGGAAAAGTAGCACAAAGATGCGGAGTAGTGGATCACAAACTGATAGTCTAGATAGCCCTGGTCCACCGTCCAGACACAAGGACAAGCGGTATCAAGACAGGGACTCTGACAAACCCAATAGGCACAGTgtatttgaaaagtttgagaaaTTAAAAGTATTCAAACATAGACATAAAAGTCAAGAACGaaatgatgttgatgatggAACATTGAAACAGCAAGACCTGTTGCAACAAAATGTGACGACTCCTTCAGAGGATATCATAGGGGAGTTTGCCATGCCGAGTACACATGAAAAAGTCAGTAAACCTGTGAATAAAACAAATCGTAAGCGTGAGTTAGAGAATGAAAACAGTGGCACGTGGCCAAAGTGCTGTCGTGTGTATCCTAATAATACCATCAATGGTACTGTTGTGTTTCCCTCTCCACAACGCAGACTTGAGCGTCCAACACTGGATGCTTTGATCAATCCTTCACCAGATAAAAGGTTAGTGCAAAAGACTCCCCCAACACCCCCAGAGAGGACAGGTGCTTCATTTGTGGCGGTACGTCATAGTCCGCAGAGTAGTGATTCCACGTTGACCGGTAAATATCGTCACAGTCCTCAGAGCAGTGATTCTACCCTACAGCTTGGCTCTCCTTCTCCAATCAGTTCCCCCAAGTCCAGCAGCAAGTCAAGTCAGTTCATACCCAACACTGTGCCTTTGTTCCAACAACAGGATTCTCACATCCAGTCTGAATATTCCAACAGAAACACAAACAGTGCTAGGAGCTCACGCCAGGCTCACAAACGCCACACAGTGGGATCATTCGGGCCAGATTTTCCGCCAAAGGAGGGATTTGAACAGCATCCACCTCCTCGTGTAGGAAATAAACCTGCCCGGCACCTTGACCGTGATATCCGAGGAAGTCAAAAGTACGCCAATAAATACAGGTCTAGTCATCAGTCTCATAGCTCTATGAATTACAGCAAATCTCCACAAGGACATAAACCGTTTGACTTTCCGCAGAGCAGCTCGTCACTGGGAGGAAGTACAGGAAGTGCACGCTGGTCAAACAACATGTCTGCTCCACATGAAAATGTACATTCCCCTCCCTACGTACCATCCTCAGGAGTTAGTTCCCCCTCGTTTGTGTCtggagttgtctcccctccGTATACGACCTCGTCAGGGGTAGCCTCCCCTCCGTATACATCTTCACCACCATACCAACCTACACACCGCGGACAGAGTAGCAG TAATTCGTCGACACTGTCCTCGATGTCCCGTCCATATGTGCCGTACTCGCCAGGGAACTACACCCAGTATCCCCTCTCACCCACGTACAGTTCTCCAACTGATTCGTGTACAGACTGTGATAGTGAACCGCCACGCTACTCTCCTTCTATCGACTGGTGTAGTTCACCAAGCTCATCCCAGCGCAGTTCTTCCACGCCCAGTGATCATATTAACTACCCTCTTGTTGTTCCACCACGAATTTCACCCTCAGAGCCAAGCACGTTTCCACGGAAACCGCCCAGGGTGTGCTATCCTACTGCTATGAGCAGTACGTCATCTACCAAGTCTGGGTCTGTAGAAGTTG TTTCAGAGAGAAGCAGTCCTGGTTCTCCTTTACTGAACAGCAGAATGGAGGTGCCTCATCGTAGGAGAAA ACCTTACCCTGGGGAGACGAGGACCATACATGTGGAGAGAAATCTGCAGCCAGTTGGCTTCAACATAGAGAAGAGAAGCACAGGGGGCATCTTTGTATCTATGGTCAACGAAAACAGTCTGGCAGCTGACGCAGGACTGGTCATTGGTGATCAGTTACTGGAG ATTTGTGGAATCAACATGAGAACTGCCACCCATGAGATTGCGGCTCGTTTCCTGCATCAATGTGGCAAGGATCTCACTCTGCTGGTCCAGTATAATATTGATG AGTACAACAATGGTGACTCTTCAGGTGACAGTACCAACACCTCCCCCAACAACTCGCCTGATTCCAATACCTTCAAGAAAAAGACAAGTCTCAG TAGGCCTAGCATGTCGTGTGAATCCTCACGCTTTGTCTCCCTAAAAAAGAGCTCACCTAATGCCAGCCTGGGCATCACTATTGCCGGAGGAAACACTGTTGGTATCTTTGTACATGAAGTACAGCCAAATAGTGTGGCGTTCGGACATGACGGGTTACTGGTAGGGGACCAAATACTACAG TACAATGGAGTAGACTTCACGTCTGTCACAGCTGAATTTGCCTCCACAGAGATCTCCAAGTCCTGTTTAGCAGTCGGGATGAAGGTTCAGTACAATCCAGAAA AGTATTACCAGATTCGCGAGCAGCCTGGGGACCTGTTCTACATGCGTGCCCACTTTGACCGTCCTGCAGAAAATGAAGGAGAATTAAGTTTTTATAAAGACAATGTTCTGATGGTTGAGAATACCATGTATGGAGGTGTGGCTGGCTGCTGGTTCGGCTGGTTAGTGGACGATGACTGCAACAAAATTAAATCTGGAACCATTCCCAGTAAAGAGAG GCTTGAGGATGACTTTATGTTACGGAGAAGTCACTCAGGCAGCCTCAGTCTACAAGACTTGGATGAACTCAAGGGCACGACACGTCGTGGATCAGGAACTGCCAGGCGCAGCTTTTTCAGACGTCGACATAAGCGCAATAATTCCAAAGACAGTCGAGAATTTAGTGCATCTGATGCCCCCCTGACTAGTGAATCCGTTCCAATGCTAGATG ATGTGTCACTATACGCCTACACAAAAGTTGATAGAATTGAAT ataaaatGACGAGGCCAGTGATACTATTAGCTCCACTGGCTGAACCCCTCATCAATAAGATTGCGTCCGCCTCCAGTGACAAGTATAAAGCCTGTCGACCCA TCATCATGCAGACATCAGCAAAGGCGATGGAACAAGGACTCGCTGACAGCAGTTATATTGACTACTGGCAACAAGATGACCACTATGAGTGTATTCGTGTATCGTCCATTAGAGAAATTTGTGATCAG GGCATTCACTGTCTGCTCAATACTAGTCCAGCGGCCATAGAGAGACTCCACAGACTACAGATATACCCTATTGTTATTTTTGCTCGCCATAAATCATTCAAACAGATCAG GGAAATACGTGACCCCCAGTTTCACCCCAAAAATCTAAGTAACAAAGcagcaaaagatttatttgacAAATTCCAGAAGATAGAGCAGGATTATCGTCATCAGTTCTCAG CCATCATACAAGGAGGAATCCTGGCTGAGATGTACCAACAAGTGAAAACAGTCATCGATTCCGAACAGAAGAAAGCCATCTGGGTGCCAGTCAGTCCAACAAGATAA